One Solanum pennellii chromosome 10, SPENNV200 genomic region harbors:
- the LOC107002332 gene encoding serine/threonine-protein kinase D6PKL2: MASTPSVKSSLEKLNKSAGIQAVERNPRRSAPSQVSKSINSGSTTSKELQHNDREVASKQLMAEATSKKKLNSYQQVGSADLLVDKFDSSLYLGNLKHAPSGTASAPCEAKGSQCAVDQEKKSSGNGDIKDNSAPAKVSDGAGSLAKTSGSAKVSDRADFVESGKSSICRGSTSTDVSDESTCSSFSTTINKPHKANDSRWEAIQAIRAKDGTLDLRHFRLLKKLGSGDIGSVYLSELCGTKCYFAMKVMDKASLAGRKKLLRAQTEREILQSLDHPFLPTLYTHFETEKFSCLVMEFCPGGDLHTLRQRQPGKHFSEQAVKFYVAEILLAMEYLHMLGIVYRDLKPENVLVREDGHIMLSDFDLSLRCAVSPTLVKLSSIDVEPLRKNSGYCVQPTCIEPSCIQPSCAVTTSCFGPRFFSSKSKKEKKSKNDTGNQVSPLPELMAEPTGARSMSFVGTHEYLAPEIIKGEGHGSAVDWWTFGIFLYELLFGKTPFKGSGNRATLFNVVGQPLRFPESPVVSFSARDLIRGLLVKEPQNRLAYKRGATEIKQHPFFEGVNWALIRCASPPEIPRPVEFERFSAQPPSSTSEKPVAVTVQYQQKSDNYLEFDFF, translated from the exons ATGGCGTCAACACCTTCTGTCAAGAGTTCACTGGAAAAGCTGAATAAGTCAGCTGGAATTCAAGCAGTAGAACGTAATCCTCGGAGATCAGCACCTTCCCAAGTTTCAAAGAGTATCAATTCTGGGAGCACGACTTCAAAGGAGCTACAACacaatgatcgagaagttgcaTCTAAGCAACTTATGGCAGAAGCAACAAGCAAAAAGAAGTTAAATAGCTATCAGCAAGTAGGATCTGCCGACTTATTGGTTGATAAGTTTGATTCGAGCTTATATTTAGGAAATCTGAAGCATGCTCCAAGCGGTACAGCTTCTGCACCCTGTGAAGCAAAGGGCTCGCAGTGCGCTGTTGATCAGGAAAAGAAGTCATCAGGAAATGGAGACATCAAGGATAACTCAGCCCCAGCCAAAGTCAGTGATGGGGCCGGTAGCCTTGCAAAAACAAGTGGAAGTGCCAAAGTTAGCGATCGAGCTGATTTTGTTGAGAGTGGAAAGAGCAGCATCTGTAGGGGAAGCACAAGCACCGATGTAAGTGATGAAAGTACTTGCAGCAGCTTTAGCACCACTATTAATAAACCCCACAAAGCTAATGACTCAAGATGGGAAGCCATTCAAGCTATTCGAGCTAAAGATGGAACATTAGATTTGAGACATTTCCGGTTGCTAAAGAAGTTGGGAAGTGGTGATATTGGAAGTGTCTATCTGTCGGAGCTGTGTGGAACAAAGTGTTATTTTGCAATGAAAGTTATGGATAAAGCATCATTAGCTGGCCGTAAGAAATTGCTACGTGCTCAAACAGAGAGAGAGATATTGCAGTCCTTGGACCATCCATTTCTACCAACTTTATATACCCATTTTGAGACAGAAAAGTTTTCATGTCTAGTAATGGAGTTTTGCCCAGGAGGTGACTTGCACACACTTCGTCAGAGGCAACCAGGGAAGCATTTTTCTGAACAAGCTGTGAA GTTCTATGTAGCAGAGATCCTCCTTGCTATGGAATACCTTCACATGCTTGGTATTGTTTATCGCGATCTCAAGCCAGAAAATGTTCTTGTTAGAGAAGATGGACACATAATGCTATCTGATTTTGATCTCTCCCTTCGTTGTGCTGTGAGTCCAACACTTGTCAAGTTGTCGTCTATTGATGTGGAGCCACTCCGGAAGAATTCCGGTTACTGTGTGCAGCCAACATGCATTGAGCCCTCTTGTATCCAGCCATCGTGTGCTGTTACTACATCATGTTTTGGGCCTCGCTTCTTTTCTAGTAAGtcgaagaaagaaaaaaaatctaaaaatgatACAGGGAACCAAGTTAGCCCATTACCAGAACTTATGGCTGAGCCTACTGGAGCACGTTCGATGTCTTTCGTTGGGACACACGAGTATTTAGCACCTGAAATAATCAAAGGTGAAGGACATGGGAGTGCAGTGGACTGGTGGACCTTTGGTATCTTTCTTTACGAGTTACTGTTTGGTAAGACACCCTTCAAGGGATCAGGAAACCGAGCTACACTTTTCAATGTTGTAGGTCAGCCCCTCCGTTTTCCAGAATCTCCAGTGGTAAGTTTTTCAGCTAGAGATCTGATACGAGGCTTGCTCGTGAAAGAGCCACAAAATCGATTGGCATACAAAAGAGGAGCTACAGAAATCAAGCAGCATCCATTTTTCGAAGGTGTAAACTGGGCTTTGATTCGTTGTGCAAGCCCTCCTGAGATCCCAAGACCTGTTGAATTCGAGAGATTCTCAGCACAGCCGCCATCATCAACTAGTGAGAAACCCGTGGCTGTAACTGTTCAATACCAGCAAAAGTCTGATAACTATCTCGAATTTGATTTCTTTTGA
- the LOC107032353 gene encoding ER membrane protein complex subunit 8/9 homolog isoform X1, whose protein sequence is MGIESTYEIHQNAYIKLVLHASKHKTSAVNGVLLGRISGDSAVVEIVESVPLFHSQIGVLPPLEIALIMIEEYYCDKGLSVVGYFHANERFDDSELGSVAKNIADHIYKYFPQAAVLLLDNKKFETLSKEGKDRSPVMQLYTKDTSRSWKLVGSDGSSRLKIKQPSANVILLDFISSGKWKDIIDFDDHLDDISKEMIHHFGYNIVIQ, encoded by the exons ATGGGGATCGAATCAACATACGAAATTCACCAAAACGCTTACATCAAGCTAGTCCTCCATGCATCAAAGCACAAAACTTCCGCCGTCAACGGCGTCCTCCTCGGCCGTATCTCCGGCGACTCCGCCGTCGTAGAAATTGTGGAGTCCGTTCCATTGTTCCACTCCCAAATTGGCGTCCTTCCTCCTCTCGAAATTGCCCTAATTATG ATTGAGGAGTATTATTGTGATAAAGGTTTAAGTGTTGTTGGTTACTTTCATGCCAATGAGAGATTTGATGATTCCGAGCTAGGAAGTGTTGCTAAGAATATTGCAGACCATATCTACAAATATTTCCCTCAAGCTGCTGTGCTCCTG CTGGATAACAAGAAGTTTGAAACTTTATCAAAAGAGGGGAAAGACAGGAGTCCTGTAATGCAG CTTTACACCAAGGATACATCTAGGAGCTGGAAACTAGTGGGATCAGATGGAAGCAGCCGTTTGAAAATTAAACAGCCATCAGCAAATGTCATCCTTCTAGATTTCATTTCATCGGGGAAATGGAAGGATATTATAGATTTCGATGACCACCTTGATGACATTAGCAA GGAAATGATTCATCACTTTGGTTATAACATTGTGATCCAATAG
- the LOC107032353 gene encoding ER membrane protein complex subunit 8/9 homolog isoform X2, protein MGIESTYEIHQNAYIKLVLHASKHKTSAVNGVLLGRISGDSAVVEIVESVPLFHSQIGVLPPLEIALIMIEEYYCDKGLSVVGYFHANERFDDSELGSVAKNIADHIYKYFPQAAVLLLDNKKFETLSKEGKDRSPVMQLYTKDTSRSWKLVGSDGSSRLKIKQPSANVILLDFISSGKWKDIIDFDDHLDDISKDWVNTELFN, encoded by the exons ATGGGGATCGAATCAACATACGAAATTCACCAAAACGCTTACATCAAGCTAGTCCTCCATGCATCAAAGCACAAAACTTCCGCCGTCAACGGCGTCCTCCTCGGCCGTATCTCCGGCGACTCCGCCGTCGTAGAAATTGTGGAGTCCGTTCCATTGTTCCACTCCCAAATTGGCGTCCTTCCTCCTCTCGAAATTGCCCTAATTATG ATTGAGGAGTATTATTGTGATAAAGGTTTAAGTGTTGTTGGTTACTTTCATGCCAATGAGAGATTTGATGATTCCGAGCTAGGAAGTGTTGCTAAGAATATTGCAGACCATATCTACAAATATTTCCCTCAAGCTGCTGTGCTCCTG CTGGATAACAAGAAGTTTGAAACTTTATCAAAAGAGGGGAAAGACAGGAGTCCTGTAATGCAG CTTTACACCAAGGATACATCTAGGAGCTGGAAACTAGTGGGATCAGATGGAAGCAGCCGTTTGAAAATTAAACAGCCATCAGCAAATGTCATCCTTCTAGATTTCATTTCATCGGGGAAATGGAAGGATATTATAGATTTCGATGACCACCTTGATGACATTAGCAA GGACTGGGTGAACACAGAGCTCTTCAATTGA